The proteins below are encoded in one region of Apium graveolens cultivar Ventura chromosome 4, ASM990537v1, whole genome shotgun sequence:
- the LOC141720149 gene encoding uncharacterized protein LOC141720149, whose protein sequence is MLANAKAYVKRCHRCQRHAPIVRQPPERLTSISTPIPVAMWGMDILGPFSIASGQRKFIVVAIDYFTKWIEAKALAKITTKQITQFFWENVICRYGIPPILATDNGK, encoded by the coding sequence ATGCTAGCCAATGCAAAGGCTTATGTGAAGAGATGCCACAGATGCCAGAGGCACGCTCCGATAGTACGACAGCCCCCAGAGAGGCTTACGTCAATCAGCACACCCATCCCTGTTGCAATGTGGGGAATGGACATACTTGGACCATTTTCTATAGCATCGGGACAGAGGAAATTCATTGTGGTAGCCATAGACTACTTTacaaagtggattgaggctaaggcactagccaagataaccaccaagcaaaTTACCCAATTCTTCTGGGAGAATGTGATATGCCGATATGGAATCCCACCCATCCTTGCCACGGATAATGGGAAATAA